From a single Micromonospora pallida genomic region:
- a CDS encoding exo-beta-N-acetylmuramidase NamZ family protein, which yields MQRRTFLTGAGTVTGGALAGALAGAPGSADPGIRRVETGLDVLVRSGFRELRGQRVGVISNPTGVDSSYRHLVDLMHGSGQVDVVAAFGPEHGFRGSAQAGGSEGTGIDARTGITVYDAYGASQAKWETMFTQSGTDTVVFDIQDVGARFYTYIWTMYTSMLAAARVGKRYVVLDRPNPIGGRAYGPMMTAGYTSGVGLKEIVQQHGMTVGELARLFNAEFLPGEIGQQVDLHVVQCRHWKRDVLAADTDLPWVMPSPNMPTTDTALVYPGTCLFEGVASITEGRGTCRPFELIGGLATDFDYHWGDRLNARDLPGVRFREAYFSPTAAGQKPALLNKLCAGVEVKIVDRHAYDPIRTGVAMLVEARKYPAFAWRQDTWDTVRPYWIDKLTGSPRLRTMIDAGADVDDVVGAWADELAAFDRQRRPYLLY from the coding sequence ATGCAGCGCAGAACCTTCCTCACCGGAGCCGGCACGGTCACCGGGGGCGCCCTTGCCGGAGCCCTGGCTGGCGCACCCGGCAGCGCCGACCCCGGGATCCGCCGGGTCGAGACCGGCCTGGACGTACTGGTCCGCTCCGGCTTCCGGGAACTGCGCGGGCAGCGGGTGGGGGTCATCTCCAACCCGACCGGCGTCGACTCCTCCTACCGCCATCTGGTCGACCTTATGCACGGCTCCGGTCAGGTCGACGTGGTCGCGGCGTTCGGCCCCGAGCACGGATTCCGGGGCTCGGCGCAGGCCGGCGGCAGCGAGGGCACCGGCATCGACGCCCGGACCGGCATCACCGTCTACGACGCGTACGGCGCCTCGCAGGCCAAGTGGGAGACCATGTTCACCCAGTCCGGGACGGACACGGTGGTGTTCGACATCCAGGACGTCGGCGCCCGCTTCTACACCTACATCTGGACGATGTACACCTCGATGCTCGCCGCAGCCCGGGTCGGCAAGCGGTACGTCGTGCTCGACCGGCCCAACCCGATCGGCGGCCGGGCGTACGGCCCGATGATGACCGCCGGCTACACCTCCGGGGTCGGGCTGAAGGAGATCGTGCAGCAGCATGGCATGACCGTCGGCGAACTGGCCCGCCTCTTCAACGCCGAGTTCCTGCCCGGCGAGATCGGACAGCAGGTCGACCTGCACGTGGTGCAGTGCCGGCACTGGAAGCGGGACGTGCTGGCGGCCGACACCGATCTGCCGTGGGTGATGCCGAGCCCCAACATGCCCACCACGGACACGGCGCTCGTCTACCCGGGCACCTGCCTCTTCGAGGGCGTCGCGTCGATCACCGAAGGTCGCGGCACCTGCCGTCCGTTCGAGCTGATCGGCGGGCTCGCCACCGACTTCGACTACCACTGGGGTGACCGTCTCAACGCCCGTGACCTGCCCGGAGTGCGGTTCCGGGAGGCGTACTTCTCGCCCACCGCAGCCGGGCAGAAGCCGGCGCTGCTCAACAAGCTCTGCGCCGGCGTCGAGGTGAAGATCGTGGACCGCCACGCCTACGATCCGATCCGCACGGGCGTGGCCATGCTGGTGGAGGCGCGGAAATATCCGGCGTTCGCCTGGCGGCAGGACACGTGGGACACGGTTCGGCCGTACTGGATCGACAAGCTCACCGGGTCGCCCCGGCTGCGCACCATGATCGACGCGGGCGCCGACGTGGACGACGTGGTGGGCGCCTGGGCCGACGAGCTGGCCGCTTTCGACCGGCAGCGCCGGCCCTACCTGCTCTACTGA
- a CDS encoding endonuclease/exonuclease/phosphatase family protein, whose protein sequence is MTLSAGHAHVGATSPEGITMASRRRWPTRSAAVLVSAITLVTGLLPAPPAVAANAVFQAATLNILNSLTRADFVSDLELITSKADLVGLNEVGERKAYLQDWAAANGWWLYAPEPTSAAQEALLAKKSMFDVVDKGSVFVCDTNGPGEVPPARYNNWVQYRHKASGRNVIHINAHLNASIESNGRPEDLPRTRCAEEQIQHIKNLAVDKNDEGQVIVSGDLNIDFSADRAYGYEKFPWKVFEANSLPNLRSVFNLYGEKGTGTHTSGRHIDYIYFWKRVPEHQVMWMTDYSIVGGTKSDHNGVVATFAIQM, encoded by the coding sequence ATGACCCTCTCCGCCGGCCATGCTCATGTCGGCGCCACCTCACCAGAAGGGATCACCATGGCGAGTAGAAGACGATGGCCGACCCGTAGCGCGGCCGTTCTGGTCAGTGCGATCACGCTGGTGACCGGCCTGCTGCCGGCACCCCCCGCCGTCGCGGCGAACGCGGTCTTCCAGGCGGCGACGCTGAACATCCTCAACTCACTCACCCGAGCCGATTTCGTCTCCGACCTGGAACTGATCACCTCGAAGGCGGACCTGGTCGGCCTCAACGAGGTGGGGGAGCGGAAGGCCTACCTGCAGGACTGGGCCGCGGCGAACGGCTGGTGGCTTTACGCACCCGAGCCGACGAGCGCCGCGCAGGAAGCCCTGCTGGCCAAGAAGAGCATGTTCGACGTGGTCGACAAGGGATCCGTCTTTGTGTGCGACACCAACGGGCCGGGGGAGGTGCCGCCCGCCCGCTACAACAATTGGGTCCAGTACCGACACAAGGCGAGCGGTCGGAACGTCATCCACATCAACGCGCACCTCAACGCCAGCATCGAGAGCAACGGCCGGCCGGAGGATCTGCCGCGTACCCGGTGCGCCGAGGAGCAGATTCAGCACATCAAGAACCTGGCCGTCGACAAGAACGACGAGGGCCAGGTCATCGTCAGCGGCGACCTCAACATCGACTTCAGCGCCGACCGGGCGTACGGGTACGAGAAGTTCCCGTGGAAGGTCTTCGAGGCCAACTCCCTGCCGAACCTGCGCTCCGTCTTCAACCTCTACGGGGAGAAGGGCACCGGGACGCACACGTCGGGACGGCACATCGACTACATCTACTTCTGGAAGCGCGTGCCGGAGCACCAGGTCATGTGGATGACCGACTACAGCATCGTCGGCGGCACGAAGTCCGACCACAACGGCGTCGTGGCGACGTTCGCCATCCAGATGTAG
- a CDS encoding beta-N-acetylglucosaminidase domain-containing protein, with the protein MRNGYLRRRWRFPRTLAGCALASLVGTVGLLGSPSTASGAPATPPLNPRPQELSVTGTPLDLPAAVTIVRGTAADQPAVDAVVAAFTSRDTRVTLTSTDPGAGTTVYVGGAQETPASAAALNAIGVATPSGLPDQGYLLATGTDSGGRQRVVLSGGQKVGTFYAAQTLRQLLTSDSSGAAIARVTIRDWPAFSFRGGMDSANPPPPGVARWTKADRLEQVEVLARNKMNRFFYGPAADPRTGGSGSDNWRTSYSATELGDLREVVSKANSLHVAFVYRISPEMPLDQASGICHSSATERGTLLSRLNQMYQIGVRHFVIAWDDVFPTRPFSCVNDSQTYGTGVTAWARAQADVTNFVQAQFINAHAGMGQLYTVSSEYAGTAVSSYRTEFDTRLSTAVGVYWTGPEVLSPRITKKNLDDAQVAFPRHRLAIWDNFPVNDQVWDRLQMGPLVGREAALSAAPGILFNEMTQQGPSQLPLLTAADFAWNPGQYQPEDSWSRAIDVLGGSKASQLRTFAEINRSSVIDRTDSVALADAISSFRNALRTGTGVDSAAAALKQRLSALRTASTDLQATQTSLTTQAQPWLQQTVRLVDAATRAVDLLTAERAGQTTVANTLRQEIRHLLPTIASHPESVAHGVLHPLVTFALRLGVDRVDLSGDGRADVLAVTGNGTLNAYENLRTTLNWPELGATQTVGQGWSTSQLPVIGDLDGDRRADLLSVTSTGALVQFRNTGSFTGGMFATGVQVGSGWQGTLAAYLADLDDDGRADLLGVFPGGTLRAFRNTGMSNGAVTWGPAVQVGQGWSTAELPFFGDLTGDGKADLMSVKSDGSLWHFLNTGSFSEGTFAAGQRVGAGWSGHLAMHVVDLDGDGPADVLGVLADGTLAAFRNQGVTNGLVGFGPRTSVGQGWHANMLPYPTDLSGDGRADLISINGEGRLFTNINSGRFVSGLMFPTTAAHGPGWGGTIFLR; encoded by the coding sequence ATGCGAAACGGCTACCTTCGGCGACGCTGGCGCTTCCCACGCACACTGGCCGGCTGCGCGCTCGCCTCGCTTGTCGGCACGGTCGGGCTGTTGGGCTCACCGTCCACGGCCAGTGGCGCTCCCGCCACCCCGCCCCTCAATCCGCGGCCACAGGAGTTGTCCGTCACCGGGACTCCGCTCGACCTGCCGGCCGCGGTGACGATCGTCCGTGGCACGGCCGCGGACCAGCCGGCCGTCGACGCCGTGGTCGCCGCCTTCACCTCGCGCGACACACGCGTCACCCTCACCAGCACCGATCCGGGCGCCGGGACAACCGTCTACGTCGGGGGAGCGCAGGAGACTCCCGCGAGCGCGGCGGCCCTGAACGCGATCGGTGTCGCCACCCCGAGCGGCCTGCCGGATCAGGGCTATCTGCTGGCTACCGGGACGGACTCCGGCGGCCGGCAGCGGGTCGTGCTCTCCGGCGGCCAGAAGGTGGGCACCTTCTACGCCGCACAGACCCTGCGGCAGCTCCTGACCTCGGATTCCTCCGGTGCGGCGATCGCGCGGGTCACGATCAGGGACTGGCCGGCCTTCTCGTTCCGCGGTGGGATGGACTCGGCCAACCCCCCGCCACCAGGGGTGGCCCGGTGGACGAAAGCCGACCGGCTGGAACAGGTGGAGGTTCTCGCCCGCAACAAGATGAACCGCTTCTTCTACGGGCCTGCGGCTGACCCGCGCACGGGCGGCAGCGGCAGCGACAACTGGCGGACCTCCTACTCGGCCACGGAGCTTGGCGACCTGCGAGAAGTCGTCTCCAAGGCCAACAGCCTGCACGTCGCGTTCGTCTACCGGATCTCCCCCGAGATGCCGCTGGACCAGGCCAGCGGTATCTGCCACTCCTCCGCCACGGAGCGCGGCACCCTGCTCTCCCGGCTCAACCAGATGTACCAGATCGGAGTCCGGCACTTCGTCATCGCCTGGGACGACGTCTTCCCGACGCGGCCGTTCTCCTGCGTCAACGACAGCCAGACATACGGAACCGGGGTCACGGCGTGGGCACGGGCACAGGCCGACGTCACGAACTTCGTCCAGGCGCAGTTCATCAACGCCCACGCCGGCATGGGCCAGCTGTACACGGTCAGCAGCGAGTACGCCGGGACGGCCGTCAGCAGTTACCGCACCGAGTTCGACACCCGGCTCAGCACCGCGGTTGGCGTGTACTGGACCGGACCCGAGGTGCTGTCGCCGCGTATCACCAAGAAGAATCTCGACGACGCGCAGGTGGCGTTCCCCCGGCACCGCCTCGCGATCTGGGACAACTTCCCGGTCAACGACCAGGTCTGGGACCGACTCCAGATGGGCCCGCTGGTCGGGCGCGAGGCAGCGCTCTCGGCTGCGCCAGGGATCCTGTTCAACGAGATGACCCAGCAGGGCCCCTCTCAGTTGCCCCTGCTCACCGCCGCCGACTTCGCCTGGAATCCGGGACAGTACCAGCCAGAGGACTCCTGGTCCCGCGCCATCGACGTCCTCGGTGGGTCGAAGGCCAGCCAGCTCCGAACCTTCGCGGAGATCAACCGTTCGTCCGTCATCGACCGCACCGACTCGGTGGCGCTGGCGGACGCCATCAGCAGCTTCCGCAACGCCCTCCGCACCGGAACCGGGGTGGACAGCGCCGCCGCCGCACTGAAACAGAGGCTCTCTGCCCTCCGGACGGCCAGCACCGACCTGCAGGCCACGCAGACCAGCCTGACCACCCAGGCGCAACCATGGTTGCAGCAGACGGTACGCCTCGTGGACGCGGCGACCCGCGCCGTGGACCTCCTGACCGCCGAGCGCGCCGGACAGACCACCGTGGCGAACACCCTTCGCCAGGAGATTCGTCACCTGCTTCCCACCATCGCCTCGCACCCCGAGTCGGTGGCGCACGGCGTGCTCCACCCTCTGGTGACCTTCGCGCTGCGACTGGGCGTCGACCGGGTGGATCTGAGCGGAGACGGACGCGCCGATGTCCTGGCCGTGACGGGAAACGGCACGCTGAACGCGTACGAGAACCTGCGCACCACGCTGAACTGGCCGGAACTGGGCGCTACCCAGACGGTCGGGCAGGGGTGGTCGACCTCGCAGCTGCCCGTCATCGGTGACCTCGACGGTGACCGGCGCGCGGATCTGCTCAGCGTGACCAGCACCGGGGCCCTGGTGCAGTTCAGGAACACCGGGTCCTTCACGGGTGGGATGTTCGCCACCGGCGTTCAGGTCGGTAGCGGCTGGCAGGGGACGCTGGCGGCGTACCTGGCCGACCTGGACGACGACGGGCGCGCCGACCTGCTGGGCGTGTTCCCGGGCGGCACGCTCAGGGCATTCCGCAACACCGGCATGAGCAACGGTGCGGTCACCTGGGGTCCGGCCGTCCAGGTCGGCCAGGGGTGGAGCACCGCCGAGCTTCCCTTCTTCGGTGATCTCACGGGTGACGGAAAAGCCGACCTGATGTCCGTCAAGTCCGATGGATCGCTGTGGCACTTCCTGAACACCGGCAGTTTCAGCGAGGGTACGTTCGCCGCCGGTCAACGGGTCGGTGCGGGCTGGAGCGGTCACCTGGCCATGCACGTCGTCGATCTCGATGGTGACGGACCAGCGGATGTGCTCGGCGTGCTGGCGGACGGGACCCTTGCCGCCTTCCGTAACCAGGGCGTGACGAACGGGCTGGTCGGCTTTGGCCCCCGAACCTCCGTGGGCCAGGGTTGGCACGCGAACATGCTGCCCTACCCGACCGATCTGAGCGGGGACGGCCGCGCCGACCTGATCTCGATCAACGGCGAGGGTCGGCTCTTCACGAACATCAATTCCGGTCGTTTCGTGAGCGGATTGATGTTCCCGACGACGGCAGCGCATGGCCCAGGATGGGGAGGGACCATCTTCCTTCGCTGA
- a CDS encoding NAD(P)-dependent alcohol dehydrogenase, giving the protein MLTVNAIAATSATEPLVRSTIERRDVGPRDVLIEIRYAGICHSDIHTVRGEWGAVPYPLTVGHEIVGRVAEVGAAVTRHAVGDRVGVGCMVNSCRECENCRAGQEQYCLNGNTQTYAGVDRDGTVTQGGYSTHIVVDEDFVLRVPESIPYEAAAPLLCAGVTTYSPLAHWNAGPGRKVAVVGMGGLGHLAVKIAVAMGAEVTVLSQTLGKKDDGLRFGAEHYYATKDLATFEVLRNRFDLIVNTVSVPIDMAAYLGLLRLDGTLVSVGAPPEPLPVPVFALFGNRRSFAGSGIGSIAETQEMLDFCAERGIAPEVEVIGADGVNEAYERVLGSDVRYRFVIDVDTLR; this is encoded by the coding sequence ATTCTCACCGTCAACGCCATCGCCGCGACCTCGGCCACCGAACCGCTCGTGCGTAGCACGATCGAGCGGCGTGACGTCGGGCCGCGCGATGTTCTGATCGAGATCCGCTACGCCGGTATCTGCCACTCGGACATTCACACCGTTCGGGGGGAGTGGGGCGCCGTGCCGTACCCGCTGACGGTCGGGCACGAGATCGTCGGCCGGGTCGCGGAGGTGGGCGCAGCGGTCACCAGGCACGCCGTCGGCGACCGGGTCGGTGTGGGGTGCATGGTCAACTCGTGCCGCGAGTGCGAGAACTGCCGCGCCGGGCAGGAGCAGTACTGCCTGAACGGCAACACCCAGACGTACGCGGGCGTCGACCGCGACGGCACCGTCACCCAGGGTGGCTACTCGACGCACATCGTGGTCGACGAGGACTTCGTGCTGCGCGTGCCGGAAAGCATCCCGTACGAGGCGGCCGCGCCGCTGCTCTGCGCGGGCGTCACCACGTACTCGCCGCTGGCGCACTGGAACGCCGGTCCCGGCAGGAAGGTCGCGGTGGTCGGCATGGGCGGCCTGGGACACCTGGCCGTCAAGATCGCCGTGGCGATGGGCGCCGAGGTCACGGTCCTGTCGCAGACCCTCGGCAAGAAGGACGACGGGCTGCGCTTCGGCGCCGAGCACTACTACGCCACCAAGGATCTGGCGACGTTCGAGGTGCTCAGGAACCGTTTCGACCTGATCGTCAACACGGTCAGCGTGCCGATCGACATGGCCGCGTACCTGGGCCTGCTGCGCCTGGACGGCACGCTGGTGAGCGTGGGCGCGCCGCCGGAGCCGCTGCCGGTGCCCGTGTTCGCGCTGTTCGGCAACCGCAGGTCGTTCGCCGGTTCGGGGATCGGCAGCATCGCCGAGACGCAGGAGATGCTGGACTTCTGCGCCGAACGGGGCATTGCGCCCGAGGTCGAGGTCATCGGCGCGGACGGGGTCAACGAGGCGTACGAGCGGGTGCTCGGCTCCGACGTGCGGTACCGGTTCGTCATCGACGTCGACACCCTGCGCTGA
- a CDS encoding helix-turn-helix transcriptional regulator, translated as MNNRVEVHEFLTSRRARITPEQAGLPATGQRRVPGLRRSEVAALAGMSVEYYAKLERGSLAGVSAGVLEAIARALRLDDAERAHLMRLAQEANGSSALLRPSRRAKQRAVRPSLQWSLDAIATPAIVVNNRSDLLAANLLGRAMHSDVYADPTGVPNFARFTFLDSAARRFYPDWGLFADMTVANLRTAAGIDPHDKGLHDLVGELSTRSDEFRRRWAAHNVRIHGTGVKHFHHHIVGGLALAYESMELRAEPDLTMTIYAAEPDSPTAQALTLLASWAATTSDNSLSTSNRQSTAAGGSP; from the coding sequence GTGAACAACCGAGTCGAAGTGCACGAGTTTCTCACCTCGCGCCGCGCCAGGATAACCCCGGAGCAGGCCGGGCTGCCGGCCACCGGTCAGCGGCGCGTACCCGGGCTGCGCCGCAGCGAGGTCGCCGCGCTGGCCGGGATGAGCGTCGAGTACTACGCCAAGCTCGAGCGCGGCTCGCTGGCCGGAGTCTCCGCCGGCGTGCTCGAGGCGATCGCCCGCGCCCTGCGACTCGACGACGCCGAACGCGCCCACCTGATGCGCCTCGCGCAGGAAGCCAACGGCAGCAGTGCGCTGCTGCGGCCCAGCCGGCGCGCGAAGCAGCGTGCCGTGCGACCGAGCCTGCAGTGGTCGCTGGACGCCATCGCCACCCCCGCGATCGTGGTCAACAACCGCTCCGACCTGCTCGCCGCCAACCTGCTCGGCCGCGCCATGCACAGCGACGTCTACGCCGACCCCACCGGCGTACCGAACTTCGCCCGGTTCACGTTCCTCGACAGCGCCGCCCGCCGCTTCTACCCGGACTGGGGTCTGTTCGCCGACATGACCGTGGCCAACCTGCGCACCGCGGCAGGCATCGACCCCCACGACAAAGGTCTGCACGACCTGGTCGGCGAGCTGTCCACCCGCAGCGACGAGTTCCGCCGCCGCTGGGCCGCGCACAATGTACGCATCCACGGCACCGGCGTCAAACACTTCCACCACCACATCGTGGGCGGCCTCGCCCTCGCGTACGAAAGCATGGAACTGCGCGCCGAGCCGGACCTCACGATGACCATCTACGCCGCCGAACCCGACTCGCCGACCGCGCAGGCGCTCACGCTTCTCGCCTCCTGGGCCGCCACCACCAGCGACAACAGCCTCTCGACGTCGAACCGCCAGTCGACTGCGGCCGGCGGGTCGCCGTAG